From a single Larus michahellis chromosome 18, bLarMic1.1, whole genome shotgun sequence genomic region:
- the LOC141732910 gene encoding von Willebrand factor A domain-containing protein 5A-like isoform X2, with amino-acid sequence MRKSGILSKRYMYRGLFQRGIWFFSSYSEMELESVTVNVTIQDFVADVVSELFFRNTHQVPKETMFVFPVDSDTVVHTFYATMGDTRIEAMLWEKEEAQQLCRATSGMENLGYLQNQWDLWGPVFACFLGTLPPNSEVTISLCYVQELPMQPDGAAQFCWPHELFPRTNYIRWHSSEEETESENLHFSICLNSARGVSHIAINSSYTPLQYTTPDQTSAVVSLKCPPCMQADLNVLVYYRGSHTLSAVVERRDPKAPPGSLLGDPVVMVTLMPSIPEVEPSPGHLGEFLFLMDCSLFQDAQNTLLFLLKSLPLGCYFNIYSFGATFKAFYLQSVEYTQESMDNAVGRISSICPDLGGCDLLGLLRFIYSTPLLHGHARQLFIFIQRKISSEEEAVMAEVYRYRDHHRCFCFPTNRCDSFNLSQAMALETKGECVCIHSRMDMTSEAVKCLQRALQPLASGISLHWELPPGLEVSMIRKAPDMIFQGHKSSIYAQIHGQTQDPKVGEGAVTLQYHVGSQSFDYTLRFSLSPSADNRLPVHRMAMMHLLWKLAWEGTSRTEKDIWHNAVKSSLSLGVLSPFTSIVAVRMKQRDAWHHDSLPPDSSMFFSPSCNLVPCQLLWLSSFRPALFKSTKFWMVQKCQFLLDILDRKTPDTEALTQLSATCKDQKPPPEEQPMEEPTAFKMSWDWTISPLSTRLCDFSRLRVVVALQKANGSWALTTALASALGLSKADVELQRPSADVQPTVWATVLALVWLHQYKWKVSWSEILETKARSWLRDQAEVQLDACLEAANSLLGCFVEPTIFRIRTYPVTAGGQQAV; translated from the exons ATGAGGAAAAGTGGCATCCTGAGCAAAAGGTATATGTATAGAG GCTTATTCCAGAGGGGAATATGgttcttttcttcctattctgAAATGGAGCTGGAAAGTGTGACAGTAAATGTAACCATCCAGGACTTTGTGGCTGATGTGGTGTCTGAGCTGTTTTTCCGCAATACGCACCAAGTCCCTAAGGAGACCATGTTCGTATTTCCTGTGGACTCTGATACTGTTGTACACACCTTCTACGCTACCATGGGGGACACTCGCATTGAAGCAATgctctgggagaaggaggag GCCCAGCAGCTGTGCAGAGCCACTTCAGGCATGGAGAATTTAGGATACCTGCAGAACCAGTGGGATCTTTGGGGTCCTGTGTTCGCTTGTTTCTTGGGGACCCTGCCTCCTAACAGCGAAGTGACCATCAGCCTGTGCTATGTCCAGGAGCTGCCAATGCAGCCTGATGGAGCTGCTCAGTTTTGCTGGCCACACGAGCTCTTCCCCCGGACAAACTACATTA gatgGCATTCTTCTGAGGAGGAGACAGAATCTGAAAACCTGCACTTCAGCATCTGTCTGAATTCAGCCCGTGGTGTGTCCCATATAGCCATTAACAGCAGCTACACTCCTCTGCAATACACGACTCCAGATCAAACATCTGCTGTG GTATCCTTGAAATGTCCACCCTGTATGCAGGCTGATCTGAACGTGCTGGTGTATTACAGAGGGTCTCACACACTCAGCGCAGTGGTGGAGAGGAGAGATCCCAAAGCCCCACCTG GCTCTCTGCTGGGAGACCCTGTGGTGATGGTGACACTGATGCCCAGTATTCCTGAGGTCGAGCCCAGTCCAGGCCATCTGGGGGAATTTCTCTTTCTCATGGACTGCAGCCTCTTCCAGGATGCACAG AAcaccctgctcttcctcctcaagaGTTTGCCTCTGGGCTGTTACTTCAACATCTACAGTTTTGGGGCCACTTTCAAAGCCTTCTATCT GCAGAGTGTGGAATACACGCAGGAAAGCATGGACAATGCAGTGGGGCGCATCTCCTCCATCTGCCCTGATCTGGGGGGCTGTGACCTGTTGGGCCTTCTAAGGTTTATCTACAGCACTCCTCTCCTTCATGGGCACGCCCGCCAG ctTTTCATCTTCATTCAAAGGAAGATCTCCAGTGAAGAGGAAGCTGTCATGGCTGAGGTCTACCGTTACCGGGACCACCACCG GTGTTTCTGTTTTCCTACTAACCGATGTGACAGCTTCAACCTTTCCCAGGCCATGGCCCTGGAGACCAAAGGTGAATGTGTGTGCATCCACTCTAGGATGGACATGACATCCGAG GCAGTGAAATGCTTACAGAGGGCATTGCAGCCTCTGGCAAGTGGGATCTCACTACACTGGGAACTTCCACCTGGCCTGGAGGTGTCAATGATCAGAAAAGCTCCTGACATGATCTTCCAGGGACATAAGAGCTCCATCTATGCCCAGATCCATGGGCAAACACAG GATCCAAAAGTGGGTGAGGGAGCTGTGACCCTTCAGTACCACGTGGGCAGCCAGTCCTTTGATTACACGCTCAGATTCTCACTGTCCCCATCAGCAGACAACAG GCTACCTGTGCACCGCATGGCCATGATGCACCTGCTGTGGAAACTGGCCTGGGAAGGGACAAGCAGGACAGAGAAGGATATCTGGCACAATGCAGTTAAGTCCAGCCTCAGCCTGGGGGTCTTGTCCCCCTTCACATCCATTGTGGCAGTACGCATGAAACAGAGGGATGCCTGGCACCACG ATTCTTTGCCTCCAGACTCCTCaatgtttttctctccctcttgcaACCTGGttccctgccagctgctctggTTAAGTAGCTTCAGGCCTGCGTTGTTCAAGTCCACCAAGTTTTGGATGGTCCAGAAGTGCCAGTTCTTGCTTGACATACTTGATCGCAAAACCCCGGACACTGAGGCACTCACTCAGCTTTCAGCAACCTGTAAAG accagaagcctcctcctGAAGAGCAGCCAATGGAAGAAccaacagcatttaaaatgagtTGGGACTGGACAATCTCACCACTGTCAACAAGACTGTGCGACTTCTCTAGGCTTAGGGTAGTGGTGGCACTCCAGAAAGCAAATGGCTCCTGGGCCCTCACCACAGCTCTGGCCTCTGCCCTGGGACTCAGCAAGGCTGATGTTGAGCTACAAAGGCCCAGTGCG
- the LOC141732733 gene encoding olfactory receptor 10A7-like: MKPTDDPEPGNHTLLTGFVLSGLSRYPELKHLLFFTFCFIYTITIFGNLLIFTVTLHPSLRMPMYFFLRVLSFLDISTASVVVPKMLVNFLSEDRSISYMGCVAQLYCVIFLGATEWYLLAAMAYDRYVAICNPLRYAIIMNSRVCLSLVLLSCCSGNVVSVVQTAWVFALPFCGPRKINYFFCDIPPLIMLSCTDTSLYEKQIVIATALVIVMPFCLILVSYAYIISNILKISSAEGRHKIFSTCSSHLIVVTLHCGSGTLIYLRPKVSYSQDAKKFMPFTYTAIIPMLNPLIYSLRNKDVKEVLIRMMSELMKK; the protein is encoded by the coding sequence ATGAAGCCAACAGATGATCCAGAACCAGGAAACCACACTCTGCTGACTGGATTTGTCCTCTCTGGATTGTCCAGATACCCAGAACTGAAGCACTTGCTGTTCTTCACATTCTGCTTCATTTACACCATCACCATCTTTGGGAACCTTCTCATCTTCACGGTCACACTGCACCCCTCCCTCCGCAtgcccatgtacttcttcctccggGTCCTGTCCTTCCTGGATATCTCCACAGCATCGGTGGTTGTTCCCAAGATGCTGGTAAACTTCCTGTCAGAGGACAGGAGCATTTCCTACATGGGCTGTGTCGCACAGCTctactgtgtgatttttttaggaGCCACTGAGTGGTACCTTTTGGCAGCCATGGCCTACGACCGTTACGTGGCCATATGCAACCCCCTTAGATATGCAATCATCATGAACAGCAGAGTTTGTCTTTCCTTGGTCCTGCTGTCATGctgcagtggtaatgttgtgtccGTGGTGCAGACAGCTTGGGTGTTCGCATTGCCGTTTTGTGGGCCCAGGAAGATTAACTACTTCTTCTGTGATATTCCCCCCCTCATCATGCTCTCCTGCACTGACACTTCTTTGTATGAAAAGCAGATCGTTATAGCCACAGCACTGGTTATCGTTATGCCATTTTGTCTCATTCTGGTATCCTATGCCTACATCATCTCCAACATCCTGAAGATTTCCTCTGCAGAGGGTAGACACAAGATCTTCTCCACCTGTTCCTCACACCTAATTGTTGTAACATTGCACTGTGGAAGTGGGACCTTGATTTACTTACGGCCCAAAGTCAGTTACTCTCAAGACGCAAAGAAATTTATGCCTTTCACATACACAGCCATAATTCCTATGTTAAACCCTCTGATTTACAGCCTGAGGAATAAAGATGTGAAAGAAGTACTAATCAGAATGATGTCTGAGctgatgaagaaataa
- the LOC141732910 gene encoding von Willebrand factor A domain-containing protein 5A-like isoform X1 → MGNTLTASGTFYYYLSASATGISVAGLDTKFFPITSRHLKFKVSYVQPGNLTAVVSSSGLFQRGIWFFSSYSEMELESVTVNVTIQDFVADVVSELFFRNTHQVPKETMFVFPVDSDTVVHTFYATMGDTRIEAMLWEKEEAQQLCRATSGMENLGYLQNQWDLWGPVFACFLGTLPPNSEVTISLCYVQELPMQPDGAAQFCWPHELFPRTNYIRWHSSEEETESENLHFSICLNSARGVSHIAINSSYTPLQYTTPDQTSAVVSLKCPPCMQADLNVLVYYRGSHTLSAVVERRDPKAPPGSLLGDPVVMVTLMPSIPEVEPSPGHLGEFLFLMDCSLFQDAQNTLLFLLKSLPLGCYFNIYSFGATFKAFYLQSVEYTQESMDNAVGRISSICPDLGGCDLLGLLRFIYSTPLLHGHARQLFIFIQRKISSEEEAVMAEVYRYRDHHRCFCFPTNRCDSFNLSQAMALETKGECVCIHSRMDMTSEAVKCLQRALQPLASGISLHWELPPGLEVSMIRKAPDMIFQGHKSSIYAQIHGQTQDPKVGEGAVTLQYHVGSQSFDYTLRFSLSPSADNRLPVHRMAMMHLLWKLAWEGTSRTEKDIWHNAVKSSLSLGVLSPFTSIVAVRMKQRDAWHHDSLPPDSSMFFSPSCNLVPCQLLWLSSFRPALFKSTKFWMVQKCQFLLDILDRKTPDTEALTQLSATCKDQKPPPEEQPMEEPTAFKMSWDWTISPLSTRLCDFSRLRVVVALQKANGSWALTTALASALGLSKADVELQRPSADVQPTVWATVLALVWLHQYKWKVSWSEILETKARSWLRDQAEVQLDACLEAANSLLGCFVEPTIFRIRTYPVTAGGQQAV, encoded by the exons ATGGGAAACACGTTGACAGCCTCAGGGactttttattactatttgtcAGCTTCTGCAACTGGCATTTCTGTGGCAGGTTTGGACACGAAATTTTTTCCCATTACAAGCAGACACCTCAAATTTAAAGTTTCCTACGTGCAGCCAGGGAATCTGACAGCTGTTGTGTCTTCCTCAGGCTTATTCCAGAGGGGAATATGgttcttttcttcctattctgAAATGGAGCTGGAAAGTGTGACAGTAAATGTAACCATCCAGGACTTTGTGGCTGATGTGGTGTCTGAGCTGTTTTTCCGCAATACGCACCAAGTCCCTAAGGAGACCATGTTCGTATTTCCTGTGGACTCTGATACTGTTGTACACACCTTCTACGCTACCATGGGGGACACTCGCATTGAAGCAATgctctgggagaaggaggag GCCCAGCAGCTGTGCAGAGCCACTTCAGGCATGGAGAATTTAGGATACCTGCAGAACCAGTGGGATCTTTGGGGTCCTGTGTTCGCTTGTTTCTTGGGGACCCTGCCTCCTAACAGCGAAGTGACCATCAGCCTGTGCTATGTCCAGGAGCTGCCAATGCAGCCTGATGGAGCTGCTCAGTTTTGCTGGCCACACGAGCTCTTCCCCCGGACAAACTACATTA gatgGCATTCTTCTGAGGAGGAGACAGAATCTGAAAACCTGCACTTCAGCATCTGTCTGAATTCAGCCCGTGGTGTGTCCCATATAGCCATTAACAGCAGCTACACTCCTCTGCAATACACGACTCCAGATCAAACATCTGCTGTG GTATCCTTGAAATGTCCACCCTGTATGCAGGCTGATCTGAACGTGCTGGTGTATTACAGAGGGTCTCACACACTCAGCGCAGTGGTGGAGAGGAGAGATCCCAAAGCCCCACCTG GCTCTCTGCTGGGAGACCCTGTGGTGATGGTGACACTGATGCCCAGTATTCCTGAGGTCGAGCCCAGTCCAGGCCATCTGGGGGAATTTCTCTTTCTCATGGACTGCAGCCTCTTCCAGGATGCACAG AAcaccctgctcttcctcctcaagaGTTTGCCTCTGGGCTGTTACTTCAACATCTACAGTTTTGGGGCCACTTTCAAAGCCTTCTATCT GCAGAGTGTGGAATACACGCAGGAAAGCATGGACAATGCAGTGGGGCGCATCTCCTCCATCTGCCCTGATCTGGGGGGCTGTGACCTGTTGGGCCTTCTAAGGTTTATCTACAGCACTCCTCTCCTTCATGGGCACGCCCGCCAG ctTTTCATCTTCATTCAAAGGAAGATCTCCAGTGAAGAGGAAGCTGTCATGGCTGAGGTCTACCGTTACCGGGACCACCACCG GTGTTTCTGTTTTCCTACTAACCGATGTGACAGCTTCAACCTTTCCCAGGCCATGGCCCTGGAGACCAAAGGTGAATGTGTGTGCATCCACTCTAGGATGGACATGACATCCGAG GCAGTGAAATGCTTACAGAGGGCATTGCAGCCTCTGGCAAGTGGGATCTCACTACACTGGGAACTTCCACCTGGCCTGGAGGTGTCAATGATCAGAAAAGCTCCTGACATGATCTTCCAGGGACATAAGAGCTCCATCTATGCCCAGATCCATGGGCAAACACAG GATCCAAAAGTGGGTGAGGGAGCTGTGACCCTTCAGTACCACGTGGGCAGCCAGTCCTTTGATTACACGCTCAGATTCTCACTGTCCCCATCAGCAGACAACAG GCTACCTGTGCACCGCATGGCCATGATGCACCTGCTGTGGAAACTGGCCTGGGAAGGGACAAGCAGGACAGAGAAGGATATCTGGCACAATGCAGTTAAGTCCAGCCTCAGCCTGGGGGTCTTGTCCCCCTTCACATCCATTGTGGCAGTACGCATGAAACAGAGGGATGCCTGGCACCACG ATTCTTTGCCTCCAGACTCCTCaatgtttttctctccctcttgcaACCTGGttccctgccagctgctctggTTAAGTAGCTTCAGGCCTGCGTTGTTCAAGTCCACCAAGTTTTGGATGGTCCAGAAGTGCCAGTTCTTGCTTGACATACTTGATCGCAAAACCCCGGACACTGAGGCACTCACTCAGCTTTCAGCAACCTGTAAAG accagaagcctcctcctGAAGAGCAGCCAATGGAAGAAccaacagcatttaaaatgagtTGGGACTGGACAATCTCACCACTGTCAACAAGACTGTGCGACTTCTCTAGGCTTAGGGTAGTGGTGGCACTCCAGAAAGCAAATGGCTCCTGGGCCCTCACCACAGCTCTGGCCTCTGCCCTGGGACTCAGCAAGGCTGATGTTGAGCTACAAAGGCCCAGTGCG